GGGAACCATTGTTTTTCCGACCACGATGCGTTTCCGTACACAAGGAAAAGAGAATATTGCCGTTGATGTGAACTGGTCAAAGATCGAGGAGAAAACTACCTTGCGATTCCCTTTCAGCATTCCGAACAAGTATGTTCCGTACTAAACTCAGTCTTCTTTCTTTCGCGCTCATTTTCAGCTCGTTGCTGCTATTCGGGCAGAACAAGGACGAACTGAGCAAGCAGAAAGACCAGCTGCTGAAGGACATCGAGTTCACGAACAAACTACTGAGTGAGACCGAGCAGAACAAGAAGGCCACACTGGGCGAACTGAACCTGATCAACGCCAAGATCAATAAGCGGCAGGAGCTCATCAATACCATGCTTCGCGAAGCCGAGATCATCGGACGACAGATCGATGAGACCAAAGGCATTATTGAGTCGTTGGAGAACGACCTTGTCCGACTGAAGGAAGAGTACGCCAAAATGCTGTACTACACGTACAAGAATCAGAGCCAGTACGACCGTTTGATGTTCATTCTGTCTTCGGAGGATTTCAATCAGGCGTACAAACGCATCAAGTATTTCCAGCAGTACGCCAAGCACCGACAGGAGCAGGCTGCAGCCATTGAAACCACACGGAAAGTGCTGGAATCGCGAACGGAAGAACTGGCCGAGAAGAAAAAGAAAATGGCCTTCCTCTTGGAAGACAAGGAGCGAGAGAAATTGCAACTCTCCACCGAAAAAGAAGAACAGGACAAGGTGGTTCAGTCGCTTAAGTCGAAGGAAAGCCAACTGCGCAAGGACCTGAAGCAGAAGGAACGCGACCGCAAAAAGCTGGAAAGCGCCATTGCAAGGATCATTGAGGAAGAGATCCGAAAGGCCAAGGCCAAAGCCGAGAAAACAGGCGCCAAGGTTACAAAATCAGGTTTTGCGCTTACGCCAACTGAAATGGCGCTTTCAGGGAAATTCAACGAGAATGAAGGGAAACTTCCATGGCCGTCAGAACGTGGGGTCATCACTTCGTTGTTCGGTGTGCAGCCGCATCCAACGCTTCGCGACATTAAGATCGAGAACAACGGAATCGACATCACTACGGACAAAGATTCGAAAGCACGTG
The sequence above is drawn from the Flavobacteriales bacterium genome and encodes:
- a CDS encoding peptidoglycan DD-metalloendopeptidase family protein; its protein translation is MFRTKLSLLSFALIFSSLLLFGQNKDELSKQKDQLLKDIEFTNKLLSETEQNKKATLGELNLINAKINKRQELINTMLREAEIIGRQIDETKGIIESLENDLVRLKEEYAKMLYYTYKNQSQYDRLMFILSSEDFNQAYKRIKYFQQYAKHRQEQAAAIETTRKVLESRTEELAEKKKKMAFLLEDKEREKLQLSTEKEEQDKVVQSLKSKESQLRKDLKQKERDRKKLESAIARIIEEEIRKAKAKAEKTGAKVTKSGFALTPTEMALSGKFNENEGKLPWPSERGVITSLFGVQPHPTLRDIKIENNGIDITTDKDSKARAVFEGVVSIVMSVPGAHKAVMVKHGEFISVYSNLENVVVQSGDKVSVKQELGTIVTNREDGKTVLHFEIWKGATKLNPSKWLVSKK